Proteins encoded in a region of the Ziziphus jujuba cultivar Dongzao chromosome 3, ASM3175591v1 genome:
- the LOC107422862 gene encoding uncharacterized protein LOC107422862, with the protein MGEEAIVEERNMVDISLKDLSKKLEEFAKARDWEKYHSPRNLLLAMVGEVGELSEIFQWKGEVDRGLPNWEESDKEHLGEELSDVLLYLIRLSDICGIDLGHAASKKILKNAIKYPPTINNIT; encoded by the exons ATGGGAGAAGAAGCGATTGTGGAGGAGAGAAACATGGTTGACATTAGTCTTAAGGACCTTTCCAAAAAGCTTGAGGAATTTGCCAAAGCCAGAGATTGGGAAAAATACCATAGTCCCAGAAATCTACTCCTTGCTATG GTTGGAGAAGTAGGAGAGCTATCAGAGATATTCCAATGGAAGGGAGAAGTGGACAGAGGATTGCCAAATTGGGAGGAATCAGATAAGGAGCATCTTGGTGAAGAGCTTTCTGATGTACTTTTATACCTCATCAGGCTGTCTGATATTTGTGGTATTGATTTGGGCCATGCTGCTTCCAAAAAGATCCTTAAAAATGCTATCAAATACCCACCCACCATTAACAACATAACCTAA